A genomic window from Populus nigra chromosome 7, ddPopNigr1.1, whole genome shotgun sequence includes:
- the LOC133700001 gene encoding F-box protein At5g46170-like produces MSSLRADPPTSKIHPEAEAEATTSCFCSSSKIDHFDRLPDSLLLFVFNKIGDVKALGRCCVVSRRFHSLVPQVDNVVVRVDCVISDDDTSSSSSSIKSHSSSSSSSSGFSSIFRLVFGGISKPFQALSQMFGPKVNSRNGNGPSLSVATDDDMELDQAGVTHHSPTQVLKNFNEIRVLRIELPSGELGIDDGVLLKWRADFGSTLDNCVILGAASVITNNKISSATQQENAAAAAAAVADDDDNESIPESFYTNGGLKLRVVWTISSLIAASARHYLLQPIIAEHKTLDSLVLADADGQGVLCMNREQLEELRVKPLSASSASKRTLVPALNMRLWYAPHLELPDGVVLKGATLVAIRPSEQAATKKDVSDVSWVSTTFEEPYGTAAKMLVKRRTYCLEMNSF; encoded by the coding sequence ATGAGCTCTCTTCGAGCAGATCCGCCGACCTCCAAAATTCAcccagaagcagaagcagaagcaacTACTAgttgtttttgttcttcttcaaaAATCGACCATTTCGACCGCCTTCCTGACTCTCTTCTGCTATTCGTTTTCAACAAAATCGGCGATGTCAAAGCTCTTGGTCGTTGCTGTGTTGTTTCTCGCCGCTTCCACTCTCTCGTCCCTCAGGTCGACAACGTTGTTGTCCGTGTAGACTGTGTCATCTCCGATGACGAcacctcctcttcttcctcctccatcAAGTcacactcttcttcttcttcttcttcttctggctTCTCCTCCATCTTTCGTTTAGTCTTCGGTGGCATTTCCAAACCCTTCCAAGCTCTGAGTCAGATGTTTGGACCCAAGGTCAATTCGCGAAATGGAAATGGGCCTTCCCTTTCTGTCGCCACCGATGATGATATGGAGCTGGATCAAGCTGGTGTCACCCATCATTCTCCAACTCAGGTTCTTAAGAATTTTAATGAGATTCGCGTTCTAAGAATCGAGTTACCCAGTGGGGAATTGGGAATTGATGATGGGGTTCTTTTAAAATGGAGGGCTGATTTCGGATCTACCCTTGATAATTGTGTTATTCTTGGTGCTGCTTCTGTCATTACCAATAATAAGATTTCTTCTGCTACGCAACAAGaaaatgctgctgctgctgctgctgctgttgccgatgatgatgataatgaaagCATACCGGAGTCATTTTACACCAATGGGGGATTGAAGTTGAGAGTTGTGTGGACTATTAGCTCTTTAATTGCTGCATCTGCCAGGCATTATTTGCTTCAACCAATTATTGCTGAGCATAAGACTCTTGATAGTTTGGTCTTGGCTGATGCTGATGGGCAGGGAGTTTTGTGTATGAATAGGGAGCAATTGGAAGAGTTGAGGGTCAAGCCGTTATCGGCATCTTCTGCATCCAAGAGGACTCTTGTGCCTGCACTTAATATGCGCCTTTGGTATGCTCCTCACTTGGAATTGCCTGATGGGGTTGTGTTGAAAGGTGCAACATTGGTTGCTATTAGGCCTAGTGAACAGGCTGCTACTAAGAAGGATGTGTCTGATGTCTCCTGGGTCTCTACCACGTTTGAGGAGCCTTATGGTACAGCAGCTAAGATGCTGGTGAAGAGAAGGACTTACTGCTTGGAGATGAACTCATTCTGA